Below is a window of Lacibacter sp. H407 DNA.
ACAGCAGAATACAGGGCCTTTTTGTGAAAAAAATCTAACAATTTTACGTATTTGCAGACTTTTGTTTAACCGCAACCGTTTGTGGAATTTCGCCAGTTCTTGTTAAGCCTTTACTTTTGGCAAAGTCAAATTAATTCAACGATTGCTATGTCAATACCAAGTGTATTTTTCCCCGAGCAGAAATTGATCAAGCTCGGATTGAAACTGTCGGCCAACATCCATTACCAGCTTAGTGCTGATGAATTGTGTGAGCAAACGATCAACCGTCGACAAGGTGTTTATAATAACAGCGGCGCACTTTGCATCAACACCGGTGAGTTTACCGGTCGATCTCCTAAGGACAAGTTTATTGTGTTGGATAACATTACCAAAGACACTGTGCATTGGAACGATTTCAACCAACCTATTGATGAGCGTTACTTCCACATGCTATACAAAAAGATGATGGACTACCTCGGTACCAAAGAAGAGATTTGGGTGAGAGATGCGTATGCATGCGCCGAACCCGCTTATCGATTGAACATCCGTGTGGTGAATGAAAATCCATGGAGCAATCTGTTTGCGCATAATTTATTTCTGCGGCCCACAGAAGATGAACTTGATACGTTTGAACCAGATTGGCATATTATACAAGCTCCCGGTTTTTTTGCAACCCCCGAAACAGATGGTGTACGCAGCAAAAATTTTGCATTGGTAAGTTTTACGAATAAAATAATCTTGATTGGCGGCAGTGGTTATACCGGTGAAATGAAGAAAGGCATTTTTACTGTACTCAATTACTTGTTACCGCAGCAGAAAAATGTATTGAGCATGCACTGCAGCGCCAATATGGGAACCGAAGGCGATGTAGCTGTATTCTTTGGATTGAGCGGCACAGGTAAAACAACACTAAGTGCAGATCCAAATCGCAAACTGATTGGCGATGATGAACATGGTTGGGACGAAGACTCGATCTTCAATTTTGAAGGCGGCTGTTATGCTAAATGCATTGATCTCACAGCAGAAAAAGAGCCCGAAATTTTTAACGCTATTCGTCATGGTGCATTGGTTGAAAACATTCGGTTTTTTGAAGGAACCAATGAAATTGATTTCAGCAACAAAGCCATCACAGAAAATACAAGGGTAAGTTATCCATTGCATTATATCAGCAATGCTTTGCAACCGGCGGTTGGCGGACTGCCCAAAAATATTTTCTTTTTGACCTGCGATGCAACGGGTGTATTACCACCAATCGCAAAACTTACAGAAGGCCAGACGATGTATCAGTTCATTAGCGGTTATACTGCAAAAGTAGCCGGAACCGAAGCTGGTGTTACCGAACCCAAATCTACATTCAGTGCATGCTTTGGCGCTCCTTTTCTTCCGTTGCATCCTGCAAAATATGCGGAGATGCTGGGTTGGAAAATGAATGAAAACAAAGTGAATGTGTGGTTGGTAAATACGGGATGGACAGGTGGTTGTTATGGTATTGGTAAGCGTATTAAATTATCGTACACAAGAGCCTTGATCAGCGCTGCATTAAATGGAGAATTGAATGATGTACAGTATGAAAATATGCCGGTGTTTAATCTTGCAATACCAACAACCTGTACAGCAGTTCCCGATGAATTATTGAATCCCCGAAATACATGGACAGATAAAGCAGCTTATGATGAAAAAGCGAAGTCTTTAGCTGAACAGTTTATAACTAATTTCAAAAAATATGCTTCCGGCAGTGGCGAAGAAATTCTAGCCGCAGCGCCGCAAGTGTAAGTGGTCGTAATCGATTGTTTGCTAAGAACAGAAAACCCCGCTATTCCTGGCGGGGTTTATTATTTCGTTGAATTAAATTGATTAGAACAAACCGTACAATTGCGAATCAATTTTATTAATGATCTCACCAAAATGCTCTTCATTCTCCGCAAACTTATTGGTATCTACATCAATCACCAGTAGGCCACCTTCTTTGTATTGATCTACCCACTTGTTGTAGTATTCATTGAGTTTTTTCAAATAGTCAAGTCGGATATTTTCTTCATATTCTCTTCCCCGCTTTTGTATTTGCGCCACCAACGTTGGTACCGATGCTTTCAGATAGATCAACAGATCTGGGGGCGATACCATTGTCTTCAATGTAGAGAAAAAAGAAAAATAATTATCAAAATCACGTTTGCCCATTAAACCCATATCGTACAGATTGGGTGCGAAAATGTGTGCATCTTCAAAAATGGTGCGATCCTGAATGACCGTTTCAGTGCCACGTTGAATTTCCAACACCTGGTTCAAACGATTATTCAAAAAGTAGATCTGCAGGTTAAAACTCCAGCGTGGCATATCCTCATAAAAATCGTTGAGGTAGGGATTGTGATCCACATCTTCAAACTGCGGAATCCATTTGTAATGCTTTGCCAGCATTTCAGTAAGGGTTGTTTTTCCGGCGCCGATATTACCGGCTATTGCCACATGTTTTGGTTTTTTACTTTTCGCCATAACTGAGATAAATTCCAATGTACACCATCCAAAATAGAAGGACGTTCAAAGTAAAACTTCTTTTTGGATTTTGAGTTTTGGATCTTGGGTTTTTTAAAAATAATTAAGGCCCATTGCCTGCCTTGTTAATTCAATGGTTTTTTGTGCGCTGATCCTTGCTTTTTCAGCTCCCTGTAACATCACGTTTTTCAAGTATGCATCATCGCTTTGAATGGCTGCTGCTTTTTCACGAATGGGTGCTACAAATTTTGCAATATCCTCACCGAGCTGTTTTTTCATATCGCCATAGCGGATCACACAATTGTTGAAATCGCTTTCAAATTTCTCAATTGTATCTGGTGTGCTTACCAAACGCATTAACTGAAAGAGATTTTCAATATAATCGGGCTTTATTGAATTAGGTTCGGTTGGACCAGCGTCAGTTTTTGCCTTCATTACTTTTTTACGGATCACTTCATCTTCATCGGCCAGGTAGATCGTTGCATTTTGATTTTCGCTCTTACTCATTTTACCTGTACCGTCAAGACTTGGCACTTTCACCAACTCGCCACCAAAGTTGAACGCCATTGGTTCAGGAAATACATCTCCATAACGATGGTTAAAACGGTTGGCAAATGTGCGGGCCATTTCAAGATGTTGCTCCTGATCTTTCCCCACAGGAACATACTTTGCACGATGCAGAATAATATCTGCTGTTTGCAGAACAGGATATGTAAGCAACCCCGCATTTACATTTTCAGGATGCTGACGAACCTTATCTTTAAACGTGGTTGTTTTTTCCAATTCACCCTTGTACGCCATCATGTTGAGATAGAGATACAGCTCAGCTGTTTCATACACATGGCTCTGACAATAAAATGCAACTTTTTCCGGATCTAAACCACAGGCAATATTTTCTGCAAATACTCTTCTTACATTTTCTTTCAGTTCTTTTGTTTCAGGATGTGTAGTGAGTGAGTGCCAATCGGCCACCATAAAAAAACATTCATACTCATCCTGCATCTTTACATAATTACGCATTGCCCCAAAATAATTCCCCAAGTGTAAATAACCTGTGGGGCGGAGGCCACTCATTACAATTTCTTTCTGCTTGCTCATACGTTTCTGTGATCTTTCTTACAATTATAAGTGGGCGAAGATAAAACTTGTTTAGCGTGCAGGGCATAAAAAAATCCCCCGTAATAACGGGGGATTCAATATTAGAAACGTACTAATTAATAGCTTCTCAACTTCAATTCCACACGACGATTTTTTGCTTTGCCAGCTGCGGTTTTATTGTCGGCAATTGGTTTATCTGAACCATAACCTGCAGAGGTCAACCGATCTTTCTCAATTCCCTGTGCTGCCAGGTAAGCTTTAACTGCTGCTGCACGGTTTTCAGAAAGGATCTGATTTTTTGCAGCATCACCTGTATTATCGGTATGTCCTTCCACATCCAGTTGAAGCGTTGGGTTATCTTTCAGAATCTGCGCTACTTCATTTAAAGGAGCATATGATTTCTTTTGTAATTGATAGCTACCGGTATTGAAGAAGATATTGCGTGCCGCAAATTCAACTTTTGTTTTGATCTCTTCTTTTACTTCCGGACAACCTGCATTTGCTGCAATACCTGCAACAGTAGGGCATTTGTCTTCTTCATCATTCACACCATCAGCATCCGTATCGGGTACAGGGCAACCGCCGTAGCGTGCAACACCTGCCTGTTGAGGACATTTGTCTTCTTCATCATTAATACCGTCCTTATCGCTATCAGGGATTGGACAACCATTGTAACGTGCAACACCTGCTACATCAGCACATTTATCATCTTTATCTGCAATACCATCTCTGTCTTTATCAGGACAACCACGGAGTGCAGCAACACCAGCTTCATCAGGACATGCATCATCCACATCTAACACACCGTCACCATCTTTATCTTTTGGAGGCTCTGGCGCCGGAGGAGGAGGTGGTGGTGGAGCAACTCGTTCTTTCAAAGGGATACTGATACCAAAAGAATGCACCAATCCATAATTTGCTCTTGAAGTAATAGGCGCTCTATACCCTGTGTTAACGTGAATAAAGGTTTGATCGAAAAGATTTACCTGTAAACCCGCACCTAACGGGATATAAGCCATAAATGATGAACGTTCTTTTGAAACCCCAATACCTGCCTGCAAATAAGGAACAACCCAATAATTATCAGGTAATAATTTCAGATTGAAATTTGCATCAGCTTCAATGTAAAGTTTTTCGTTTACGCTGATGTCCTGCGAGTTTCTTACCGGGTATGAAAAAAAGCTTCCCCCCAATCTTGCCATAACGTCAAGATTATTGGTAATGCCCTGTATATAATGAATGGTCAGACCTGGGTTAAGGCGATCAGATTTTTTGTAGTTTTTTTCTCTAAGAACGGTTGTAAGTCCACGATTTCGTAAGTCACTACCTGTTTCAAAATCAAAAAAGGAAACCTGGAATCCAATAGAGGGAAGTTTCTTTAAATCCTTATTCTGTGCTCCGGCAGCAAAAAAACTGCAAACAGCAACCAGTAATACGATCAATTGTTTCATAAATGAATTGTTTTGGAATGAGCAAAAATAACGGTAGGTAGCTTAATCGTAAAATAAATTACCCACATTGTTAAATACTTAATCTACGCTTTACTTTGAAGGTGGTTTTTTACCCAAAACTTCAATTTTTACACGGGTAAGACCGCTTTTTATAAACCCAAGCTTTGTAGCCCCGGCTCTTGAAAGGTCAATAATCCGTTTGTTTCGATGGTGAAGCCGGTCGTTGATTTTCACCGTTACGGTTCGTCCGTTACGGAGATTGGTTACACGTACATAAGTGCCTAAAGGAAGTGTATTGTGTGCGGCGGTTAGTTTTTGATTGCTGAAGATTTCGCCGTTTGCTGTTTTACGTCCATTAAACTTATTGGAGTAAAAACTTGCCATGCCATATTGGATCTTTGCTTTTGGAGTAGCTTTTTTTACCGGTTGACTTCCCTCCCGCTGCGCTTGAACAGGTATTGCGAACACGGAAGTGAGCAGCCATAAAAGAAGATACAATTTCGTCATCAATCGTTATTTAGTTGAAAAATATGCTTCACGTGCCATCTTATCTTCATGATAAATATCGTCGAAGAAGAACAGCTTTCCATTTTTTCCCGCAGCGGTAAAGTAACGGAAATAAACCGGAAGCCTCGTTTTCACCCGAACGATGTGCTTTTCCTTGCGTTCCAGCCAAACTTTGATCGAATCACTCACTACTCTTTTTGGATCGCTTTCATAATTTATACTATCCAAAGCAGAAATGTAATATGTAAGTTTTTCCCACTCCTGTACACGTACACATCCATGACTCAAGGCTCGTTTTGCATTCTTGAACAGGTAACGTTGATTGGTATCGTGCAGATAAACGGAATATTTATTCGGGAAATTAAATTTGAGAATACCTAACGCATTATCATCGCCACTGCCCTGTACAACTTTGTATGGAATCCCTTTTTTATATTTTGTCCAATCAACAGTATAAGGATCAACTTCCTCTCCTTCCCATGTTAGAAGTGAATACCCTTTTTTTGCAAGATAACCGGGATCACGACGAAGGGCCGGTACAATTTCCTTCATAATGATACTATTGGGAATGGTCCATTGCGGATAGGTAACCATATCACTGATTCTACTCGTTAATAACGGCGTTCTTGTATTGGGTTTGCCAACTACCACTTTGCTTTCAAGACGCATTGTATCATTATCCCATAACTCCAGTTTATAAGCCGGAAGATTTACCCATATATAACGTTCCGGCATTTTTGGTGGCAATACTTTGTATCGATCCAGATTAATAGCTATTCGTTTGAATTTCTCTGCGTCTGTATTATTGAGATAACTAACTACCTGCACGCCAAACTTACCATCAACGGTCATCTCTCTTCTTTGCTGAAGTTTGATCAACGCTGCTTTTAGCTGACTCGAATCTACTTGCTCCGTTTGCCAACTGAGCATCCCTTCCTGCTGCAAACGCTTTACTAATGTTTTTACAAAAGCCAATGAATCTTTATAGGGATAAGAAACATAGGTGTATTTTTTTTCAAAGTCGGCACTATCAATAAATTGCTTTGTTGCTTT
It encodes the following:
- the pckA gene encoding phosphoenolpyruvate carboxykinase (ATP), encoding MSIPSVFFPEQKLIKLGLKLSANIHYQLSADELCEQTINRRQGVYNNSGALCINTGEFTGRSPKDKFIVLDNITKDTVHWNDFNQPIDERYFHMLYKKMMDYLGTKEEIWVRDAYACAEPAYRLNIRVVNENPWSNLFAHNLFLRPTEDELDTFEPDWHIIQAPGFFATPETDGVRSKNFALVSFTNKIILIGGSGYTGEMKKGIFTVLNYLLPQQKNVLSMHCSANMGTEGDVAVFFGLSGTGKTTLSADPNRKLIGDDEHGWDEDSIFNFEGGCYAKCIDLTAEKEPEIFNAIRHGALVENIRFFEGTNEIDFSNKAITENTRVSYPLHYISNALQPAVGGLPKNIFFLTCDATGVLPPIAKLTEGQTMYQFISGYTAKVAGTEAGVTEPKSTFSACFGAPFLPLHPAKYAEMLGWKMNENKVNVWLVNTGWTGGCYGIGKRIKLSYTRALISAALNGELNDVQYENMPVFNLAIPTTCTAVPDELLNPRNTWTDKAAYDEKAKSLAEQFITNFKKYASGSGEEILAAAPQV
- a CDS encoding deoxynucleoside kinase; protein product: MAKSKKPKHVAIAGNIGAGKTTLTEMLAKHYKWIPQFEDVDHNPYLNDFYEDMPRWSFNLQIYFLNNRLNQVLEIQRGTETVIQDRTIFEDAHIFAPNLYDMGLMGKRDFDNYFSFFSTLKTMVSPPDLLIYLKASVPTLVAQIQKRGREYEENIRLDYLKKLNEYYNKWVDQYKEGGLLVIDVDTNKFAENEEHFGEIINKIDSQLYGLF
- the trpS gene encoding tryptophan--tRNA ligase, which encodes MSKQKEIVMSGLRPTGYLHLGNYFGAMRNYVKMQDEYECFFMVADWHSLTTHPETKELKENVRRVFAENIACGLDPEKVAFYCQSHVYETAELYLYLNMMAYKGELEKTTTFKDKVRQHPENVNAGLLTYPVLQTADIILHRAKYVPVGKDQEQHLEMARTFANRFNHRYGDVFPEPMAFNFGGELVKVPSLDGTGKMSKSENQNATIYLADEDEVIRKKVMKAKTDAGPTEPNSIKPDYIENLFQLMRLVSTPDTIEKFESDFNNCVIRYGDMKKQLGEDIAKFVAPIREKAAAIQSDDAYLKNVMLQGAEKARISAQKTIELTRQAMGLNYF
- a CDS encoding OmpA family protein, translated to MKQLIVLLVAVCSFFAAGAQNKDLKKLPSIGFQVSFFDFETGSDLRNRGLTTVLREKNYKKSDRLNPGLTIHYIQGITNNLDVMARLGGSFFSYPVRNSQDISVNEKLYIEADANFNLKLLPDNYWVVPYLQAGIGVSKERSSFMAYIPLGAGLQVNLFDQTFIHVNTGYRAPITSRANYGLVHSFGISIPLKERVAPPPPPPPAPEPPKDKDGDGVLDVDDACPDEAGVAALRGCPDKDRDGIADKDDKCADVAGVARYNGCPIPDSDKDGINDEEDKCPQQAGVARYGGCPVPDTDADGVNDEEDKCPTVAGIAANAGCPEVKEEIKTKVEFAARNIFFNTGSYQLQKKSYAPLNEVAQILKDNPTLQLDVEGHTDNTGDAAKNQILSENRAAAVKAYLAAQGIEKDRLTSAGYGSDKPIADNKTAAGKAKNRRVELKLRSY
- a CDS encoding septal ring lytic transglycosylase RlpA family protein → MTKLYLLLWLLTSVFAIPVQAQREGSQPVKKATPKAKIQYGMASFYSNKFNGRKTANGEIFSNQKLTAAHNTLPLGTYVRVTNLRNGRTVTVKINDRLHHRNKRIIDLSRAGATKLGFIKSGLTRVKIEVLGKKPPSK
- a CDS encoding L,D-transpeptidase family protein — encoded protein: MRKQFARLSYSFLLFLFLFAINACGDGSGEEKDIVTEPEKMNDRVTTNITQLLSRIKDGGKADDSTTISRFNAVDAYYNQSGYKAVWSSDERFLSIADSMMLFLQQAKLYGLFPEDYHFPVLKNMAARFAADTASVGDRRDAALWSKADVLLTDAFFHMAAHLHIGRLKVDSTFMNPDSVLTDKFYQSNLSAVVNGKSLSEVFHALEPSHEGYVELKKATKQFIDSADFEKKYTYVSYPYKDSLAFVKTLVKRLQQEGMLSWQTEQVDSSQLKAALIKLQQRREMTVDGKFGVQVVSYLNNTDAEKFKRIAINLDRYKVLPPKMPERYIWVNLPAYKLELWDNDTMRLESKVVVGKPNTRTPLLTSRISDMVTYPQWTIPNSIIMKEIVPALRRDPGYLAKKGYSLLTWEGEEVDPYTVDWTKYKKGIPYKVVQGSGDDNALGILKFNFPNKYSVYLHDTNQRYLFKNAKRALSHGCVRVQEWEKLTYYISALDSINYESDPKRVVSDSIKVWLERKEKHIVRVKTRLPVYFRYFTAAGKNGKLFFFDDIYHEDKMAREAYFSTK